A DNA window from Calliphora vicina chromosome 1, idCalVici1.1, whole genome shotgun sequence contains the following coding sequences:
- the PSMG1 gene encoding uncharacterized protein PSMG1 has translation MGCPMGFGELNIPSSRAFWDDCDEDECPQKSIEKLMFKYETTEEKLKQFASKTKLMFVIEGTAIAEFAEASLLKNAKKLAEIPSKKSSLHYVANKEMLVAIVEEDLTNSGEICELLVNLGKPEEVITLTVKPKVDFKSENIAAIRDEITFLRAIDGQLNNVDALEAPNFIAGVAAGICSWRSNEGLKVQSYVAYTDNIALDSVAAKPIVKLLHDLNIECSDTYNPKTRDDSHLYM, from the exons atGGGTTGTCCTATGGGTTTTGGTGAATTAAATATACCCTCTTCTAGGGCATTTTGGGATGATTGCGATGAAGACGAATGCCCACAAAAATCCATTGAAAA ACTCATGTTTAAATATGAAACCACCGAGGAAAAGCTAAAACAATTTGCCTCCAAAACTAAACTCATGTTTGTAATCGAAGGTACGGCTATAGCTGAATTTGCAGAAGCTTCTCTATTGAAGAATGCCAAAAAATTGGCAGAAATACCCAGCAAGAAATCATCATTACACTATGTGGCCAACAAGGAGATGCTAGTGGCCATAGTGGAGGAAGATCTAACGAACAGTGGTGAAATATGTGAACTTTTAGTAAATCTTGGCAAACCTGAAGAAGTCATTACGTTGACTGTTAAACCAAAAGTGGACtttaaaagtgaaaatattgCAGCCATTAGAGatgaaataacatttttaagagcCATAGACGGACAATTGAATAATGTGGATGCTTTAGAGGCTCCCAATTTTATAGCTGGAGTGGCAGCGGGAA tttgttCTTGGCGTTCAAATGAGGGTCTAAAGGTCCAGTCGTATGTGGCATATACCGATAACATTGCCTTGGACTCTGTAGCAGCTAAACCAATTGTTAAACTTTTACATGACTTGAATATAGAGTGTTCAGATACCTATAATCCAAAAACACGAGATGATTCACATTTGTAtatgtga